One Elaeis guineensis isolate ETL-2024a chromosome 10, EG11, whole genome shotgun sequence genomic window carries:
- the LOC105059759 gene encoding peroxidase 5: MGNYRAQGFAAGLHKLAIVAFFASMLLVSSLASLEVGYYESKCPMAEKIVRRTVVKAAARDHGLAAGLIRLYFHDCFVRGCDASVLLDPLPNNPSEKLSPANNASLRGYEVIDDAKAELEAFCPETVSCADIIAFAARDSTFITGGLDYSVPSGRRDGMVSIDSEVVQNLPFPTFNAEQLIKSFAGKGLSVKDMVTLSGAHSIGVSHCSSFDSRLYRFNATHPQDPSLNHHLANFLKARCLPSSKTVRTQTEPTVPLDIKAPNHLDVKYYKNLLKGKGLLTSDQTLAGSRSTLGLVIDHARNPSKWKEEFAAAMVRMGNIDVLTGNKGEIRKNCRVVND, encoded by the exons ATGGGGAACTACAGAGCTCAAGGGTTTGCAGCAGGTCTACACAAGCTTGCCATTGTAGCCTTCTTTGCTTCAATGCTGCTTGTGTCGTCGTTGGCATCATTGGAAGTGGGTTACTATGAATCAAAATGCCCGATGGCGGAGAAGATCGTGAGACGGACTGTAGTGAAAGCCGCAGCTAGAGATCATGGGTTGGCTGCTGGTCTAATAAGGCTGTATTTCCATGATTGCTTTGTTAGG GGCTGCGAtgcttcagttctactggatccACTCCCCAACAACCCATCAGAAAAACTGAGCCCGGCCAACAATGCTAGCCTCCGAGGCTATGAGGTGATCGATGATGCCAAGGCCGAGCTCGAAGCCTTCTGCCCAGAAACCGTCTCGTGCGCCGATATCATCGCCTTTGCTGCCCGCGACAGCACGTTCATAACCGGTGGGCTCGACTACTCGGTACCCTCCGGCCGGCGCGATGGCATGGTCTCAATTGATTCTGAAGTCGTTCAGAACCTCCCATTCCCTACGTTCAATGCAGAACAACTCATAAAAAGCTTCGCCGGCAAGGGTCTATCAGTCAAGGACATGGTGACCCTCTCAGGGGCTCATTCCATTGGTGTCTCGCATTGCTCATCCTTTGATAGCCGactttataggttcaatgctacCCACCCACAAGACCCCTCCTTGAACCACCACCTCGCCAACTTCTTGAAAGCAAGGTGCCTTCCTTCTTCCAAGACTGTTAGGACTCAAACAGAGCCAACGGTGCCGTTGGATATCAAAGCGCCAAACCATTTGGACGTGAAGTACTACAAGAATTTGTTGAAGGGGAAAGGTTTACTGACATCCGATCAAACGCTGGCTGGTAGCAGGTCGACGCTTGGACTGGTGATCGATCATGCGAGAAATCCTTCGAAATGGAAAGAGGAGTTCGCGGCGGCCATGGTGCGCATGGGCAACATCGACGTGCTCACTGGGAATAAAGGGGAGATAAGGAAGAACTGTAGGGTGGTGAATGATTAG
- the LOC105059760 gene encoding protein MODIFIER OF SNC1 1 isoform X1 → MASSLLAGDRRWASARKSGMTVLGKVPKPINLPSQRLENNGLDPNVEIVPKGTLTWGSRPSSAVPNAWSSSSLLSPKTDGSTGSPSHTSGRPSSGGSGTRPSTAGSDRSHEPPSNAWGPNSRPSSASGLSATNQTSIVATRPRSAETRPGNSQLSRFAENSADSTVAWGSTRTTERVGPPTSKTNGFTLSSGDFPTLGSDKNSESHSQRGHSSQGHCASASDTDAAPKEKLESPLSGDAKIAAFSEQEIMNTQKKDNYLYVGGGPPLNMNWQMEPQHAQQYPSLNMTAHQFDSWHGPPLHSPDGIWYRGGGPGGPYRPASPHGGFAADHFGYYPQFPQNTEAVPGPGAGQCGFHPNNGATYRPHVPPPSFMVASHPVLPARPGVYQAPVPYDGYRGMPQVGFCGYSERDVPFMGVACQPGVYDHHPHQNGNLNPGQFHVGRRDPPMAKERMQADRAHGIHKEQYKVCLKQRDGWEDNKLQEMRQAVISNPPHFDKVSKPGGSTQEECWHTDSRKDEHAALVNTKPDSEGLLKPSHDCEDHSSEPATVDLQENSDKAADGVLMRRPETATSLAHDRQQYPVTKKNAALIEKIEGLNNKARCADSHNEVTPFSFREEKTKQLKAATRKADRSTKVICSNVIPTENGPSFGMVIPASSEVNSSAIDNDFKSSSDGKAVPGPSESQIIAVGKSDSSKYGEVAHSHNYRRNNTTRTRVDYHVKSRTNNQVDDGWTKESPGKDYSVITAVTNGDGLRVGVPDDHSSQDTAVMESDHAIISGSYTSAMDSLDYQTQRAKMKEIAAQRAKQLQKEEEERTREQRAKALAKLEELNRRSLVQSSKQKSNDSIQPSIDMQHNQDSGAGTALKIDVTNNEVPGVMSEENSDALIHENDSELRNLPTPADLPSDIASEDPAISHDPSPTLRQENNTTVVVDQKMSSHVHDSNISRHKHISYRRKQSISMEKNPGEKSNTAGNMECRKDLVEVAVDASNDSLPYNEGPVHKKKNNRNSRNKNKLEEALMGSTTPSLAHTDGNIEKGPSDCQKTHSPASVAETLVVPAQNSCEISGPQVSRDVMVTSSNRLSKSTEEAHGRIGNQWKPQPPRKSSRNQQGFKPADKFHVSDAVIWAPVKPQNKNEQQPEEISQSSMIVASSQSLGKKEHDMHNGKKAKRAEMERYIPKPVTKEMSQQPNCQQPSPSLEQEASGDKSEKSEFDSRILDRGGPDDLAVGEMEFLADTKNVEENKPNRRGRGHASWCQRSSAESTSALQSTGEGSGSSGAAKVIQKPSDQDELLNPDRQLQKFKSDGWDSNSAKALPTELIAAPAGVQDHGVTSRQRHQQFKVNRVAGSNHIPAGNKDSRTGIDDKSDIQNPAPGLNEPDIRNASKTENKISGGEHMKSHWKPKSHANSHNQGHRGSGGQKVAFHSGRSDKEFAFEGFDGHPLQEDNALTQKNRVGECYQEAQGDMKFIVDPSKQQTHTLNQEVPINAELGPENVKAHHEHEVTPAPRQHNGRFNRGQEAVYRGRDSGQDAGRGRQNFLMNGERRKHNSHYEYQPIGSYGKPSESSQWNPDVSEEAQEGSRPPGLRYRERSQNHSRRSGHFFRRSGGAAVRGGEPINIVEKEF, encoded by the exons ATGGGCTTCTGCTCGAAAATCTGGCATGACTGTTTTGGGCAAAGTTCCGAAGCCCATTAACTTACCTAGTCAAAG GTTGGAAAACAATGGTCTGGACCCAAATGTGGAAATTGTTCCAAA GGGTACTCTCACCTGGGGAAGCAGACCATCTTCGGCAGTGCCAAATGCATGGAGTTCATCTTCTCTATTATCACCTAAAACTGATGGGAGTACTGGTTCACCAAGCCATACTAGTGGTCGCCCCTCATCTGGGGGAAGTGGCACACGACCATCTACTGCTGGTAGTGATAGATCCCATGAGCCTCCATCTAATGCGTGGGGTCCAAATTCACGTCCATCATCTGCATCAGGATTATCAGCAACAAATCAGACATCTATTGTTGCAACTCGCCCTCGAAGTGCAGAAACAAGACCAGGAAACTCTCAATTGTCTCGCTTTGCAGAAAATTCAGCAGATAGTACAGTTGCATGGGGGTCCACTAGAACTACTGAGAGAGTG GGGCCACCAACATCCAAAACTAATGGGTTTACTTTGAGTTCTGGAGATTTTCCAACACTTGGCTCTGACAAGAATTCCGAGTCGCATAGTCAGCGAG GTCATAGTTCTCAAGGGCATTGTGCTTCTGCTTCTGATACTGATGCAGCACCAAAAGAAAAGTTGGAATCTCCTCTGTCTG GGGATGCTAAGATAGCTGCATTTTCAGAGCAGGAAATTATGAATACACAAAAGAAAGATAATTATTTGTATGTTGGTGGAGGGCCCCCACTAAACATGAACTGGCAGATGGAACCCCAGCATGCACAGCAATATCCTAGCTTAAACATGACGGCTCACCAGTTTGACTCATGGCATGGTCCTCCACTCCACTCTCCTGATGGAATTTGGTATAGAGGAGGGGGGCCAGGTGGTCCATACAGACCAGCAAGCCCTCATGGTGGTTTTGCTGCTGATCATTTTGGTTACTATCCTCAGTTTCCACAAAACACTGAGGCTGTTCCTGGGCCGGGTGCTGGACAGTGTGGATTCCACCCCAATAATGGTGCAACTTATCGTCCTCATGTACCCCCTCCCTCATTCATGGTTGCCAGTCATCCTGTTCTCCCAGCTAGGCCTGGAGTTTACCAAGCTCCGGTGCCCTATGATGGCTATCGTGGCATGCCTCAAGTGGGTTTTTGCGGTTACAGTGAGCGAGATGTCCCCTTCATGGGAGTAGCTTGTCAACCAGGTGTTTATGACCACCATCCACATCAAAATGGCAATCTTAACCCAGGACAATTTCATGTAGGTCGACGTGATCCACCAATGGCCAAAGAACGGATGCAAGCTGATCGTGCTCATGGTATTCATAAAGAACAGTACAAGGTATGCCTAAAACAGCGTGATGGTTGGGAGGATAATAAGTTACAAGAGATGAGGCAAGCTGTAATATCTAACCCCCCACACTTTGATAAGGTAAGCAAGCCAGGTGGTTCCACACAGGAGGAATGCTGGCACACTGATAGCAGAAAGGATGAACATGCCGCACTTGTGAACACAAAACCTGACTCCGAAGGTTTGTTGAAGCCATCCCATGACTGTGAAGATCATTCTTCAGAACCTGCTACTGTGGACTTGCAAGAAAATTCAGACAAAGCAGCTGATGGTGTTCTGATGAGGAGACCAGAAACTGCTACTTCACTGGCTCATGACCGGCAACAATATCCTGTTACTAAAAAGAATGCAGCACTGATAGAGAAAATAGAAGGCCTAAATAATAAAGCTCGGTGTGCTGATAGCCACAATGAAGTTACACCATTTTCATTCAGAGAAGAAAAGACAAAACAATTAAAGGCTGCAACTAGAAAGGCAGATCGTTCTACAAAAGTAATCTGCTCTAATGTTATTCCCACTGAAAATGGTCCTTCATTTGGTATGGTCATCCCAGCTTCCAGTGAGGTGAATTCTTCTGCAATAGACAATGACTTCAAATCATCTAGTGATGGGAAAGCTGTCCCTGGGCCATCGGAATCACAAATCATTGCAGTGGGCAAGTCAGATTCTTCAAAATATGGTGAAGTGGCTCATTCTCATAATTACAGGAGAAATAATACAACACGAACTAGAGTTGATTATCATGTTAAGTCAAGAACTAATAATCAAGTCGATGATGGGTGGACAAAGGAATCCCCTGGTAAAGATTACTCAGTGATAACCGCTGTGACAAATGGTGATGGCCTTCGGGTAGGAGTTCCTGATGACCATTCTTCTCAAGATACTGCTGTAATGGAGTCAGATCATGCAATCATCAGTGGGTCATATACGTCTGCTATGGATTCACTTGATTACCAAACCCAA CGTGCTAAAATGAAGGAGATAGCTGCACAGCGTGCAAAACAGCtgcagaaggaggaggaggaacggACAAGGGAGCAAAGAGCAAAAGCTCTTGCAAAGTTGGAAGAATTGAACAGGCGATCTTTAGTTCAAAGTTCAAAACAGAAGTCAAATGATTCTATACAACCAAGCATTGATATGCAGCATAACCAGGATTCTGGGGCTGGTACAGCTCTCAAAATTGATGTGACAAACAATGAAGTGCCAGGTGTTATGTCAGAGGAGAATTCTGATGCACTGATACATGAAAATGATAGTGAGCTTAGAAATCTTCCCACACCAGCTGATTTGCCTTCTGATATAGCTTCAGAAGATCCTGCAATTTCCCATGACCCATCCCCGACACTGAGGCAAGAGAACAATACTACCGTTGTTGTTGACCAGAAAATGAGTTCACACGTTCATGATAGTAATATTTCCAGGCATAAGCATATAAGCTACAGAAGAAAGCAGAGCATTTCAATGGAAAAAAACCCAGGTGAGAAGTCAAACACTGCTGGGAATATGGAGTGCCGAAAAGATCTTGTTGAGGTGGCTgtagatgcatctaatgatagcTTGCCCTATAATGAGGGTCCTGTgcacaagaagaaaaataataggaACTCAAGGAACAAGAACAAGCTGGAGGAGGCTCTGATGGGCTCCACCACACCATCTTTAGCACATACTGATGGGAATATTGAGAAAGGTCCAAGCGATTGTCAGAAAACTCATTCCCCAGCATCAGTGGCGGAAACTCTTGTAGTTCCAGCTCAAAATTCTTGTGAGATTTCAGGACCTCAAGTTTCTAGGGATGTTATGGTTACATCTTCCAACAGGTTGTCCAAGTCAACTGAAGAAGCACATGGTAGGATTGGCAACCAATGGAAACCTCAGCCTCCTAGGAAGTCATCAAGAAACCAGCAAGGTTTCAAGCCTGCAGACAAGTTCCATGTCAGCGATGCTGTCATCTGGGCACCTGTAAAGCCACAAAACAAGAATGAGCAGCAACCTGAGGAAATCAGCCAGAGCAGTATGATTGTTGCTAGCAGTCAATCTTTGGGAAAGAAAGAGCATGATATGCACAATGGTAAGAAAGCAAAGAGGGCTGAAATGGAGAGATACATTCCTAAACCTGTAACCAAAGAAATGTCGCAGCAACCAAACTGCCAACAACCTTCTCCTTCCCTCGAGCAGGAAGCATCTGGCGATAAGTCAGAAAAATCTGAATTTGATTCTAGGATTCTTGATAGGGGAGGACCTGATGATTTGGCAGTTGGAGAGATGGAATTTCTTGCTGATAccaagaatgttgaggagaataaGCCTAATAGGCGTGGCAGAGGACATGCATCTTGGTGTCAAAGAAGTTCGGCTGAATCTACATCAGCTTTACAGAGTACCGGTGAAGGTTCAGGCTCTTCTGGTGCTGCTAAAGTTATTCAGAAGCCTTCTGATCAAGATGAACTGTTAAATCCTGACAGACAGTTACAAAAGTTCAAATCTGATGGCTGGGACAGTAATAGTGCTAAAGCATTGCCAACTGAACTGATTGCTGCACCTGCTGGTGTGCAGGATCATGGAGTAACAAGTAGACAAAGGCATCAGCAATTTAAGGTTAACAGAGTTGCAGGAAGTAATCATATCCCTGCCGGAAACAAGGATTCGCGGACTGGGATAGATGATAAAAGTGATATCCAAAATCCAGCCCCTGGCTTAAATGAACCTGATATAAGAAATGCTTCGAAGACCGAGAACAAGATTTCTGGTGGTGAGCATATGAAAtcacattggaagccaaaatCTCATGCCAATTCTCATAACCAAGGACATAGGGGCAGTGGAGGGCAAAAAGTTGCTTTTCATAGCGGCAGATCAGACAAGGAATTTGCTTTTGAAGGCTTTGACGGTCATCCTTTGCAGGAGGATAATGCCCTTACCCAAAAAAATAGGGTTGGTGAATGCTATCAAGAAGCTCAAGGAGACATGAAGTTTATTGTAGATCCATCAAAACAGCAGACCCATACCCTAAACCAAGAGGTGCCAATTAATGCTGAGCTAGGTCCAGAGAATGTAAAAGCACATCATGAGCATGAGGTTACTCCAGCGCCAAGACAGCACAATGGGCGCTTTAATAGAGGCCAAGAAGCAGTGTATAGAGGTAGGGATTCAGGGCAAGATGCTGGCAGGGGCAGGCAAAATTTTCTGATGAATGGGGAGAGGAGAAAGCATAATTCACATTATGAGTACCAGCCTATCGGTTCTTATGGTAAGCCCAGTGAGTCATCTCAGTGGAACCCTGATGTCAGTGAAGAAGCACAGGAGGGTTCCCGGCCTCCAGGATTGAGGTACAGGGAGCGCAGTCAGAATCATTCAAGACGCAGTGGTCACTTCTTCAGGCGGAGTGGTGGTGCTGCAGTTCGTGGTGGTGAACCTATTAATATTGTGGAGAAAGAATTTTGA
- the LOC105059760 gene encoding protein MODIFIER OF SNC1 1 isoform X2 has product MNTQKKDNYLYVGGGPPLNMNWQMEPQHAQQYPSLNMTAHQFDSWHGPPLHSPDGIWYRGGGPGGPYRPASPHGGFAADHFGYYPQFPQNTEAVPGPGAGQCGFHPNNGATYRPHVPPPSFMVASHPVLPARPGVYQAPVPYDGYRGMPQVGFCGYSERDVPFMGVACQPGVYDHHPHQNGNLNPGQFHVGRRDPPMAKERMQADRAHGIHKEQYKVCLKQRDGWEDNKLQEMRQAVISNPPHFDKVSKPGGSTQEECWHTDSRKDEHAALVNTKPDSEGLLKPSHDCEDHSSEPATVDLQENSDKAADGVLMRRPETATSLAHDRQQYPVTKKNAALIEKIEGLNNKARCADSHNEVTPFSFREEKTKQLKAATRKADRSTKVICSNVIPTENGPSFGMVIPASSEVNSSAIDNDFKSSSDGKAVPGPSESQIIAVGKSDSSKYGEVAHSHNYRRNNTTRTRVDYHVKSRTNNQVDDGWTKESPGKDYSVITAVTNGDGLRVGVPDDHSSQDTAVMESDHAIISGSYTSAMDSLDYQTQRAKMKEIAAQRAKQLQKEEEERTREQRAKALAKLEELNRRSLVQSSKQKSNDSIQPSIDMQHNQDSGAGTALKIDVTNNEVPGVMSEENSDALIHENDSELRNLPTPADLPSDIASEDPAISHDPSPTLRQENNTTVVVDQKMSSHVHDSNISRHKHISYRRKQSISMEKNPGEKSNTAGNMECRKDLVEVAVDASNDSLPYNEGPVHKKKNNRNSRNKNKLEEALMGSTTPSLAHTDGNIEKGPSDCQKTHSPASVAETLVVPAQNSCEISGPQVSRDVMVTSSNRLSKSTEEAHGRIGNQWKPQPPRKSSRNQQGFKPADKFHVSDAVIWAPVKPQNKNEQQPEEISQSSMIVASSQSLGKKEHDMHNGKKAKRAEMERYIPKPVTKEMSQQPNCQQPSPSLEQEASGDKSEKSEFDSRILDRGGPDDLAVGEMEFLADTKNVEENKPNRRGRGHASWCQRSSAESTSALQSTGEGSGSSGAAKVIQKPSDQDELLNPDRQLQKFKSDGWDSNSAKALPTELIAAPAGVQDHGVTSRQRHQQFKVNRVAGSNHIPAGNKDSRTGIDDKSDIQNPAPGLNEPDIRNASKTENKISGGEHMKSHWKPKSHANSHNQGHRGSGGQKVAFHSGRSDKEFAFEGFDGHPLQEDNALTQKNRVGECYQEAQGDMKFIVDPSKQQTHTLNQEVPINAELGPENVKAHHEHEVTPAPRQHNGRFNRGQEAVYRGRDSGQDAGRGRQNFLMNGERRKHNSHYEYQPIGSYGKPSESSQWNPDVSEEAQEGSRPPGLRYRERSQNHSRRSGHFFRRSGGAAVRGGEPINIVEKEF; this is encoded by the exons ATGAATACACAAAAGAAAGATAATTATTTGTATGTTGGTGGAGGGCCCCCACTAAACATGAACTGGCAGATGGAACCCCAGCATGCACAGCAATATCCTAGCTTAAACATGACGGCTCACCAGTTTGACTCATGGCATGGTCCTCCACTCCACTCTCCTGATGGAATTTGGTATAGAGGAGGGGGGCCAGGTGGTCCATACAGACCAGCAAGCCCTCATGGTGGTTTTGCTGCTGATCATTTTGGTTACTATCCTCAGTTTCCACAAAACACTGAGGCTGTTCCTGGGCCGGGTGCTGGACAGTGTGGATTCCACCCCAATAATGGTGCAACTTATCGTCCTCATGTACCCCCTCCCTCATTCATGGTTGCCAGTCATCCTGTTCTCCCAGCTAGGCCTGGAGTTTACCAAGCTCCGGTGCCCTATGATGGCTATCGTGGCATGCCTCAAGTGGGTTTTTGCGGTTACAGTGAGCGAGATGTCCCCTTCATGGGAGTAGCTTGTCAACCAGGTGTTTATGACCACCATCCACATCAAAATGGCAATCTTAACCCAGGACAATTTCATGTAGGTCGACGTGATCCACCAATGGCCAAAGAACGGATGCAAGCTGATCGTGCTCATGGTATTCATAAAGAACAGTACAAGGTATGCCTAAAACAGCGTGATGGTTGGGAGGATAATAAGTTACAAGAGATGAGGCAAGCTGTAATATCTAACCCCCCACACTTTGATAAGGTAAGCAAGCCAGGTGGTTCCACACAGGAGGAATGCTGGCACACTGATAGCAGAAAGGATGAACATGCCGCACTTGTGAACACAAAACCTGACTCCGAAGGTTTGTTGAAGCCATCCCATGACTGTGAAGATCATTCTTCAGAACCTGCTACTGTGGACTTGCAAGAAAATTCAGACAAAGCAGCTGATGGTGTTCTGATGAGGAGACCAGAAACTGCTACTTCACTGGCTCATGACCGGCAACAATATCCTGTTACTAAAAAGAATGCAGCACTGATAGAGAAAATAGAAGGCCTAAATAATAAAGCTCGGTGTGCTGATAGCCACAATGAAGTTACACCATTTTCATTCAGAGAAGAAAAGACAAAACAATTAAAGGCTGCAACTAGAAAGGCAGATCGTTCTACAAAAGTAATCTGCTCTAATGTTATTCCCACTGAAAATGGTCCTTCATTTGGTATGGTCATCCCAGCTTCCAGTGAGGTGAATTCTTCTGCAATAGACAATGACTTCAAATCATCTAGTGATGGGAAAGCTGTCCCTGGGCCATCGGAATCACAAATCATTGCAGTGGGCAAGTCAGATTCTTCAAAATATGGTGAAGTGGCTCATTCTCATAATTACAGGAGAAATAATACAACACGAACTAGAGTTGATTATCATGTTAAGTCAAGAACTAATAATCAAGTCGATGATGGGTGGACAAAGGAATCCCCTGGTAAAGATTACTCAGTGATAACCGCTGTGACAAATGGTGATGGCCTTCGGGTAGGAGTTCCTGATGACCATTCTTCTCAAGATACTGCTGTAATGGAGTCAGATCATGCAATCATCAGTGGGTCATATACGTCTGCTATGGATTCACTTGATTACCAAACCCAA CGTGCTAAAATGAAGGAGATAGCTGCACAGCGTGCAAAACAGCtgcagaaggaggaggaggaacggACAAGGGAGCAAAGAGCAAAAGCTCTTGCAAAGTTGGAAGAATTGAACAGGCGATCTTTAGTTCAAAGTTCAAAACAGAAGTCAAATGATTCTATACAACCAAGCATTGATATGCAGCATAACCAGGATTCTGGGGCTGGTACAGCTCTCAAAATTGATGTGACAAACAATGAAGTGCCAGGTGTTATGTCAGAGGAGAATTCTGATGCACTGATACATGAAAATGATAGTGAGCTTAGAAATCTTCCCACACCAGCTGATTTGCCTTCTGATATAGCTTCAGAAGATCCTGCAATTTCCCATGACCCATCCCCGACACTGAGGCAAGAGAACAATACTACCGTTGTTGTTGACCAGAAAATGAGTTCACACGTTCATGATAGTAATATTTCCAGGCATAAGCATATAAGCTACAGAAGAAAGCAGAGCATTTCAATGGAAAAAAACCCAGGTGAGAAGTCAAACACTGCTGGGAATATGGAGTGCCGAAAAGATCTTGTTGAGGTGGCTgtagatgcatctaatgatagcTTGCCCTATAATGAGGGTCCTGTgcacaagaagaaaaataataggaACTCAAGGAACAAGAACAAGCTGGAGGAGGCTCTGATGGGCTCCACCACACCATCTTTAGCACATACTGATGGGAATATTGAGAAAGGTCCAAGCGATTGTCAGAAAACTCATTCCCCAGCATCAGTGGCGGAAACTCTTGTAGTTCCAGCTCAAAATTCTTGTGAGATTTCAGGACCTCAAGTTTCTAGGGATGTTATGGTTACATCTTCCAACAGGTTGTCCAAGTCAACTGAAGAAGCACATGGTAGGATTGGCAACCAATGGAAACCTCAGCCTCCTAGGAAGTCATCAAGAAACCAGCAAGGTTTCAAGCCTGCAGACAAGTTCCATGTCAGCGATGCTGTCATCTGGGCACCTGTAAAGCCACAAAACAAGAATGAGCAGCAACCTGAGGAAATCAGCCAGAGCAGTATGATTGTTGCTAGCAGTCAATCTTTGGGAAAGAAAGAGCATGATATGCACAATGGTAAGAAAGCAAAGAGGGCTGAAATGGAGAGATACATTCCTAAACCTGTAACCAAAGAAATGTCGCAGCAACCAAACTGCCAACAACCTTCTCCTTCCCTCGAGCAGGAAGCATCTGGCGATAAGTCAGAAAAATCTGAATTTGATTCTAGGATTCTTGATAGGGGAGGACCTGATGATTTGGCAGTTGGAGAGATGGAATTTCTTGCTGATAccaagaatgttgaggagaataaGCCTAATAGGCGTGGCAGAGGACATGCATCTTGGTGTCAAAGAAGTTCGGCTGAATCTACATCAGCTTTACAGAGTACCGGTGAAGGTTCAGGCTCTTCTGGTGCTGCTAAAGTTATTCAGAAGCCTTCTGATCAAGATGAACTGTTAAATCCTGACAGACAGTTACAAAAGTTCAAATCTGATGGCTGGGACAGTAATAGTGCTAAAGCATTGCCAACTGAACTGATTGCTGCACCTGCTGGTGTGCAGGATCATGGAGTAACAAGTAGACAAAGGCATCAGCAATTTAAGGTTAACAGAGTTGCAGGAAGTAATCATATCCCTGCCGGAAACAAGGATTCGCGGACTGGGATAGATGATAAAAGTGATATCCAAAATCCAGCCCCTGGCTTAAATGAACCTGATATAAGAAATGCTTCGAAGACCGAGAACAAGATTTCTGGTGGTGAGCATATGAAAtcacattggaagccaaaatCTCATGCCAATTCTCATAACCAAGGACATAGGGGCAGTGGAGGGCAAAAAGTTGCTTTTCATAGCGGCAGATCAGACAAGGAATTTGCTTTTGAAGGCTTTGACGGTCATCCTTTGCAGGAGGATAATGCCCTTACCCAAAAAAATAGGGTTGGTGAATGCTATCAAGAAGCTCAAGGAGACATGAAGTTTATTGTAGATCCATCAAAACAGCAGACCCATACCCTAAACCAAGAGGTGCCAATTAATGCTGAGCTAGGTCCAGAGAATGTAAAAGCACATCATGAGCATGAGGTTACTCCAGCGCCAAGACAGCACAATGGGCGCTTTAATAGAGGCCAAGAAGCAGTGTATAGAGGTAGGGATTCAGGGCAAGATGCTGGCAGGGGCAGGCAAAATTTTCTGATGAATGGGGAGAGGAGAAAGCATAATTCACATTATGAGTACCAGCCTATCGGTTCTTATGGTAAGCCCAGTGAGTCATCTCAGTGGAACCCTGATGTCAGTGAAGAAGCACAGGAGGGTTCCCGGCCTCCAGGATTGAGGTACAGGGAGCGCAGTCAGAATCATTCAAGACGCAGTGGTCACTTCTTCAGGCGGAGTGGTGGTGCTGCAGTTCGTGGTGGTGAACCTATTAATATTGTGGAGAAAGAATTTTGA